From a single Nymphaea colorata isolate Beijing-Zhang1983 chromosome 4, ASM883128v2, whole genome shotgun sequence genomic region:
- the LOC116253082 gene encoding uncharacterized protein LOC116253082 isoform X1, whose translation MLCDRRISKQIPPSAAPPPSQKLLTVAPEAALTIAAPLPKKQHPPRPRSPLLRWFANATVAALKQHKHGGTFRKEGTCTKNNSARAIEWLVFYGQTRETVACGLHRQSGGNAGSASKCCQSCQLQRCCSVMLIL comes from the exons atGCTTTGTGACCGTCGCATATCAAAACAAATTCCTCCCTCcgcagctcctcctccctcgcaaAAACTTCTCACGGTCGCACCAGAGGCCGCTCTCACCATCGCCGCTCCTCTGCCg AAAAAGCAGCATCCTCCACGGCCACGGTCGCCGCTCCTCCGCTGGTTCGCCAACGCCACAGTCGCCGCTCTCAA GCAGCACAAACATGGTGGCACGTTCCGGAAGGAGGGGACATGTACAAAGAATAATTCAGCAAGGGCAATAGAGTGGTTGGTGTTCTATGGTCAAACAAGAGAGACAGTGGCCTGTGGTTTGCACCGGCAGAGTGGAGGGAATGCCGGCTCGGCATCCAAATGTTGCCAATCTTGCCAATTACAGAGGTGTTGTTCAGTAATGCTGATTTTGTGA
- the LOC116253081 gene encoding protein NSP-INTERACTING KINASE 1-like isoform X2: MPVKFLSFIILILFSSGVPSLSSLPTNPEVEALNEIREALIDPHGELHNWDLYSVDPCGFALISCNSENRVKILNAANKGLSGTLSPAIGNLTSLTEVYLQKNSISGKIPAELGNLPSLGRLDLSNNNLSGPLPDSLFHLTSINYLRINNNSLSGEIPVSLAKVPKLSLLDLSFNNLSGPVPTVQAKTFSVEGNVLICRNSSKGYCAAIQPSSLDSPPNASPGKQKSHRAAVAFGVALGCTLGTLFVLALVAWWKKKQSKQMIQDDYDHNHAEEMMCLGNLKRFGFRELQIATDNFNSKRILGKGGFGNVYKGYLQDGTVVAIKRLKDCSHNGESQFQTEIEMISLAVHRNLLRLLGFCITPSERLLIYPFMSNGSVASRLRAKPSLDWNMRKRIALGAARGLVYLHEQCDPKIIHRDVKAANILLDDYCEAIVGDFGLAKLMDHTDSHVTTAVRGTVGHIAPEYLSTGQSSEKTDVFGFGILLLELISGHTALDFGNKAANQKGAMLDWPVAG, translated from the exons ATGCCCGTCAAGTTCCTATCCTTCATTATCCTCATCCTCTTCTCTTCCGgagttccttctctttcctccTTGCCGACCAATCCCGAAG tgGAGGCTTTGAACGAGATACGTGAGGCGCTGATCGACCCACATGGAGAATTGCATAATTGGGATTTGTACTCTGTTGACCCATGTGGTTTTGCTCTGATCTCCTGCAACTCTGAAAATCGGGTTAAGATCTT AAACGCGGCAAACAAGGGTCTATCCGGTACATTATCTCCAGCAATAGGAAATCTCACCAGTCTCACGGAAGT GTACCTTCAAAAAAACAGTATCTCCGGGAAGATACCTGCAGAGCTCGGAAACCTTCCATCCCTGGGCAGGCTTGATCTTTCTAATAACAACCTTTCTGGGCCTCTACCTGATAGCCTTTTTCACCTCACCAGCATTAACTATCT GAGGATAAACAATAACAGTTTGAGTGGAGAGATCCCTGTTTCTCTTGCTAAAGTCCCAAAACTTTCTCTTCT GGACCTATCTTTCAACAATTTAAGTGGACCAGTGCCAACAGTTCAAGCCAAAACATTCAG TGTTGAGGGCAACGTTCTAATATGCCGAAACAGCTCTAAGGGATATTGTGCTGCAATTCAGCCTTCTTCTCTTGATTCCCCTCCTAACGCATCTCCAG GAAAGCAGAAGAGTCACAGAGCAGCTGTTGCATTTGGAGTTGCTCTTGGTTGCACTTTGGGAACCCTATTTGTTTTAGCTCTTGTTGCATGGTGGAAAAAGAAGCAGAGCAAGCAAATGATCCAGGATGACTATG ATCATAACCACGCTGAGGAAATGATGTGCTTGGGCAATCTGAAGAGATTTGGCTTTAGGGAACTTCAAATAGCTACTGATAACTTCAACAGTAAGAGGATACTTGGCAAAGGTGGTTTCGGGAATGTGTACAAGGGCTATTTGCAAGATGGAACGGTGGTGGCTATCAAGAGACTGAAGGATTGTAGTCATAATGGTGAGAGTCAGTTCCAAACTGAGATTGAGATGATCAGTTTGGCTGTTCACAGAAATCTCTTGAGGTTGCTTGGTTTCTGCATTACGCCTTCCGAAAGGCTCCTTATCTACCCTTTTATGTCCAATGGCAGTGTTGCTTCTAGGCTAAGGG CAAAACCCAGTCTTGATTGGAACATGAGAAAGCGGATTGCTTTAGGAGCAGCTAGAGGGCTTGTTTATCTGCATGAACAGTGTGACCCAAAGATCATCCACCGTGATGTCAAGGCAGCAAACATTCTTTTGGATGATTACTGTGAAGCAATCGTGGGTGATTTTGGCTTAGCAAAGCTCATGGATCATACTGATTCTCATGTGACAACTGCTGTTAGGGGAACTGTGGGCCACATTGCTCCCGAGTACCTCTCTACCGGGCAGTCATCAGAGAAGACAGATgtttttggatttggaattcTCCTATTGGAGCTCATCTCTGGACACACAGCGCTTGATTTTGGTAATAAAGCAGCAAATCAGAAAGGAGCAATGCTGGACTGG CCTGTTGCAGGTTAG
- the LOC116253082 gene encoding uncharacterized protein LOC116253082 isoform X2, giving the protein MLCDRRISKQIPPSAAPPPSQKLLTVAPEAALTIAAPLPHPPRPRSPLLRWFANATVAALKQHKHGGTFRKEGTCTKNNSARAIEWLVFYGQTRETVACGLHRQSGGNAGSASKCCQSCQLQRCCSVMLIL; this is encoded by the exons atGCTTTGTGACCGTCGCATATCAAAACAAATTCCTCCCTCcgcagctcctcctccctcgcaaAAACTTCTCACGGTCGCACCAGAGGCCGCTCTCACCATCGCCGCTCCTCTGCCg CATCCTCCACGGCCACGGTCGCCGCTCCTCCGCTGGTTCGCCAACGCCACAGTCGCCGCTCTCAA GCAGCACAAACATGGTGGCACGTTCCGGAAGGAGGGGACATGTACAAAGAATAATTCAGCAAGGGCAATAGAGTGGTTGGTGTTCTATGGTCAAACAAGAGAGACAGTGGCCTGTGGTTTGCACCGGCAGAGTGGAGGGAATGCCGGCTCGGCATCCAAATGTTGCCAATCTTGCCAATTACAGAGGTGTTGTTCAGTAATGCTGATTTTGTGA
- the LOC116253081 gene encoding probable LRR receptor-like serine/threonine-protein kinase At2g23950 isoform X1, with product MPVKFLSFIILILFSSGVPSLSSLPTNPEVEALNEIREALIDPHGELHNWDLYSVDPCGFALISCNSENRVKILNAANKGLSGTLSPAIGNLTSLTEVYLQKNSISGKIPAELGNLPSLGRLDLSNNNLSGPLPDSLFHLTSINYLRINNNSLSGEIPVSLAKVPKLSLLDLSFNNLSGPVPTVQAKTFSVEGNVLICRNSSKGYCAAIQPSSLDSPPNASPGKQKSHRAAVAFGVALGCTLGTLFVLALVAWWKKKQSKQMIQDDYDHNHAEEMMCLGNLKRFGFRELQIATDNFNSKRILGKGGFGNVYKGYLQDGTVVAIKRLKDCSHNGESQFQTEIEMISLAVHRNLLRLLGFCITPSERLLIYPFMSNGSVASRLRAKPSLDWNMRKRIALGAARGLVYLHEQCDPKIIHRDVKAANILLDDYCEAIVGDFGLAKLMDHTDSHVTTAVRGTVGHIAPEYLSTGQSSEKTDVFGFGILLLELISGHTALDFGNKAANQKGAMLDWVRKMHQENKVELVVDKDLKENYDRIEVGEMVQVALLCTQYLPAHRPKMSEVVKMLEGDGLAHKWETSHNNSSNSNNNVMDSNTNKKKKGSNKKLISTGTHSDDDRMMMMADDHDEDDDDYGGDGDCLDTQSMELSGPR from the exons ATGCCCGTCAAGTTCCTATCCTTCATTATCCTCATCCTCTTCTCTTCCGgagttccttctctttcctccTTGCCGACCAATCCCGAAG tgGAGGCTTTGAACGAGATACGTGAGGCGCTGATCGACCCACATGGAGAATTGCATAATTGGGATTTGTACTCTGTTGACCCATGTGGTTTTGCTCTGATCTCCTGCAACTCTGAAAATCGGGTTAAGATCTT AAACGCGGCAAACAAGGGTCTATCCGGTACATTATCTCCAGCAATAGGAAATCTCACCAGTCTCACGGAAGT GTACCTTCAAAAAAACAGTATCTCCGGGAAGATACCTGCAGAGCTCGGAAACCTTCCATCCCTGGGCAGGCTTGATCTTTCTAATAACAACCTTTCTGGGCCTCTACCTGATAGCCTTTTTCACCTCACCAGCATTAACTATCT GAGGATAAACAATAACAGTTTGAGTGGAGAGATCCCTGTTTCTCTTGCTAAAGTCCCAAAACTTTCTCTTCT GGACCTATCTTTCAACAATTTAAGTGGACCAGTGCCAACAGTTCAAGCCAAAACATTCAG TGTTGAGGGCAACGTTCTAATATGCCGAAACAGCTCTAAGGGATATTGTGCTGCAATTCAGCCTTCTTCTCTTGATTCCCCTCCTAACGCATCTCCAG GAAAGCAGAAGAGTCACAGAGCAGCTGTTGCATTTGGAGTTGCTCTTGGTTGCACTTTGGGAACCCTATTTGTTTTAGCTCTTGTTGCATGGTGGAAAAAGAAGCAGAGCAAGCAAATGATCCAGGATGACTATG ATCATAACCACGCTGAGGAAATGATGTGCTTGGGCAATCTGAAGAGATTTGGCTTTAGGGAACTTCAAATAGCTACTGATAACTTCAACAGTAAGAGGATACTTGGCAAAGGTGGTTTCGGGAATGTGTACAAGGGCTATTTGCAAGATGGAACGGTGGTGGCTATCAAGAGACTGAAGGATTGTAGTCATAATGGTGAGAGTCAGTTCCAAACTGAGATTGAGATGATCAGTTTGGCTGTTCACAGAAATCTCTTGAGGTTGCTTGGTTTCTGCATTACGCCTTCCGAAAGGCTCCTTATCTACCCTTTTATGTCCAATGGCAGTGTTGCTTCTAGGCTAAGGG CAAAACCCAGTCTTGATTGGAACATGAGAAAGCGGATTGCTTTAGGAGCAGCTAGAGGGCTTGTTTATCTGCATGAACAGTGTGACCCAAAGATCATCCACCGTGATGTCAAGGCAGCAAACATTCTTTTGGATGATTACTGTGAAGCAATCGTGGGTGATTTTGGCTTAGCAAAGCTCATGGATCATACTGATTCTCATGTGACAACTGCTGTTAGGGGAACTGTGGGCCACATTGCTCCCGAGTACCTCTCTACCGGGCAGTCATCAGAGAAGACAGATgtttttggatttggaattcTCCTATTGGAGCTCATCTCTGGACACACAGCGCTTGATTTTGGTAATAAAGCAGCAAATCAGAAAGGAGCAATGCTGGACTGG GTTAGGAAAATGCACCAAGAGAATAAGGTTGAATTGGTAGTAGATAAAGATTTGAAGGAAAACTATGACAGAATTGAGGTTGGTGAGATGGTTCAGGTGGCCTTGCTCTGCACCCAATACTTGCCTGCCCATAGGCCTAAGATGTCAGAGGTTGTTAAGATGTTGGAAGGAGATGGGCTGGCTCACAAATGGGAGACCTCTCACAACAACAGCAGCAACAGTAATAACAACGTTATGGATTCTAAtaccaacaaaaagaagaagggcaGCAACAAGAAACTAATCAGCACAGGCACTCATTCTGATGATGACAGAATGATGATGATGGCTGATGATCacgatgaagatgatgatgattatggTGGTGATGGTGACTGTCTTGATACTCAATCCATGGAGCTCTCTGGTCCCCGGTGA